Proteins encoded within one genomic window of Papio anubis isolate 15944 chromosome X, Panubis1.0, whole genome shotgun sequence:
- the MBTPS2 gene encoding membrane-bound transcription factor site-2 protease isoform X3: MIPVSLVVVVVGGWTVVYLTDLVLKSSVYFKHSYEDWLENNGLSISPFHIRWQTAIFNRAFYSWGRRKARMLYQWFNFGMVFGVIAMFSSFFLLGKTLMQTLAQMMADSPSSYSSSSSSSSSSSSSSSSSSSSSSSSLHNEQVLQVVVPGINLPVNQLTYFFAAVLISGVVHEIGHGIAAIREQVRFNGFGIFLFIIYPGAFVDLFTTHLQLISPVQQLRIFCAGIWHNFVLALLGILALVLLPVILLPFYYTGVGVLITEVAEDSPAIGPRGLFVGDLVTHLQDCPVTNVQDWNECLDTIAYEPQIGYCISASTLQQLSFPVRAYKRLDGSTECCNNHSLTDVCFSYRNNFNKRLHTCLPARKAVEATQVCRTNKDCKKSSSSSFCIIPSLETHTRLIKVKHPPQIDMLYVGHPLHLHYTVSITSFIPRFNFLSIDLPVIVETFVKYLISLSGALAIVNAVPCFALDGQWILNSFLDATLTSVIGDNDVKDLIGFFILLGGSVLLAANVTLGLWMVTAR, translated from the exons tcATCTGTCTATTTTAAACATTCTTATGAAGACTGGCTGGAAAACAACGGATTGAGCATCTCCCCTTTCCACATAAGATGGCAAACTGCTATTTTCAATCGTGCCTTTTACAGTTGGGGACGGCGGAAAGCAAGGATGCTTTATCAATG GTTCAATTTTGGAATGGTGTTTGGTGTAATTGCCATGTTTAGCTCATTTTTTCTCCTTGGAAAAACGCTGATGCAGACTTTGGCACAAATGATGGCTGACTCTCCCTCTTCttattcttcctcctcttcctcttcctcctcttcttcctcttcctcttcttcatcatcttcctcttcctcctcctcgcTTCACAATGAACAGGTGTTACAAGTTGTG GTTCCTGGTATAAATTTACCCGTCAATCAACTGACCTATTTCTTCGCGGCAGTTCTCATTAGTGGTGTTGTACATGAAATTGGACATGGGATAGCAGCTATTAG GGAACAAGTCCGATTTAATGGCTTTgggatttttctcttcattatttatCCTGGAGCATTTGTTGATCTGTTCACCACTCATTTGCAACTTATATCACCAGTCCAGCAGCTAAGGATATTTTGTGCAG gTATCTGGCATAATTTTGTCCTTGCACTCTTGGGTATTTTAGCTCTCGTTCTCCTCCCAGTAATTCTCTTGCCATTTTACTACACTGGAGTTGGGGTGCTCATCACTGAAGTTGCTGAG GACTCTCCTGCCATTGGACCCAGAGGCCTTTTTGTGGGAGACCTTGTCACCCATCTACAGGATTGTCCTGTTACTAATGTGCAAGATTGGAATGAATGTTTAGATACCATCGCCTATGAGCCCCAAATTGGTTACTGTATAAGTGCATCAACTTTACAGCAGTTAAGTTTCCCAGTTAGAG CATACAAACGGCTAGATGGTTCAACTGAATGCTGTAACAATCACAGCCTCACAGATGTGTGCTTTTcctacagaaataattttaataagcgTTTG catACATGTCTTCCTGCCCGGAAAGCAGTTGAAGCGACCCAAGTTTGCAGAACCAATAAAGATTGTAAAAAAAGCTCAAGTTCAAGTTTCTGTATAATACCTTCTTTGGAAACTCACACTCgcttaataaaagtaaaacaccCACCTCAAATTGATATGTTATATGTAGGACATCCTCTGCATCTTCACTACACAG tgagcATCACCAGTTTTATCCCACGTTTTAACTTTCTAAGCATAGATCTGCCAGTGATTGTGGAGACATTTGTCAA GTACCTGATTTCCCTCTCAGGAGCTCTGGCTATTGTTAATGCAGTACCCTGCTTTGCTTTGGATGGACAATGGATTCTAAACTCTTTCCTAGATGCCACCCTTACCTCAGTGATTGGAGACAATGATGTCAAAGATCTAATAGGGTTTTTCATCTTGCTGGGTGGCAGTGTACTTTTGGCTGCCAATGTGACCCTGGGACTCTGGATGGTTACAGCACGGTAA
- the MBTPS2 gene encoding membrane-bound transcription factor site-2 protease isoform X2: MIPVSLVVVVVGGWTVVYLTDLVLKSSVYFKHSYEDWLENNGLSISPFHIRWQTAIFNRAFYSWGRRKARMLYQWFNFGMVFGVIAMFSSFFLLGKTLMQTLAQMMADSPSSYSSSSSSSSSSSSSSSSSSSSSSSSLHNEQVLQVVVPGINLPVNQLTYFFAAVLISGVVHEIGHGIAAIREQVRFNGFGIFLFIIYPGAFVDLFTTHLQLISPVQQLRIFCAGIWHNFVLALLGILALVLLPVILLPFYYTGVGVLITEVAEDSPAIGPRGLFVGDLVTHLQDCPVTNVQDWNECLDTIAYEPQIGYCISASTLQQLSFPVRAYKRLDGSTECCNNHSLTDVCFSYRNNFNKRLHTCLPARKAVEATQVCRTNKDCKKSSSSSFCIIPSLETHTRLIKVKHPPQIDMLYVGHPLHLHYTVSITSFIPRFNFLSIDLPVIVETFVKYLISLSGALAIVNAVPCFALDGQWILNSFLDATLTSVIGDNDVKDLIGFFILLGGSVLLAANVTLGLWMVTARSCCWTT; this comes from the exons tcATCTGTCTATTTTAAACATTCTTATGAAGACTGGCTGGAAAACAACGGATTGAGCATCTCCCCTTTCCACATAAGATGGCAAACTGCTATTTTCAATCGTGCCTTTTACAGTTGGGGACGGCGGAAAGCAAGGATGCTTTATCAATG GTTCAATTTTGGAATGGTGTTTGGTGTAATTGCCATGTTTAGCTCATTTTTTCTCCTTGGAAAAACGCTGATGCAGACTTTGGCACAAATGATGGCTGACTCTCCCTCTTCttattcttcctcctcttcctcttcctcctcttcttcctcttcctcttcttcatcatcttcctcttcctcctcctcgcTTCACAATGAACAGGTGTTACAAGTTGTG GTTCCTGGTATAAATTTACCCGTCAATCAACTGACCTATTTCTTCGCGGCAGTTCTCATTAGTGGTGTTGTACATGAAATTGGACATGGGATAGCAGCTATTAG GGAACAAGTCCGATTTAATGGCTTTgggatttttctcttcattatttatCCTGGAGCATTTGTTGATCTGTTCACCACTCATTTGCAACTTATATCACCAGTCCAGCAGCTAAGGATATTTTGTGCAG gTATCTGGCATAATTTTGTCCTTGCACTCTTGGGTATTTTAGCTCTCGTTCTCCTCCCAGTAATTCTCTTGCCATTTTACTACACTGGAGTTGGGGTGCTCATCACTGAAGTTGCTGAG GACTCTCCTGCCATTGGACCCAGAGGCCTTTTTGTGGGAGACCTTGTCACCCATCTACAGGATTGTCCTGTTACTAATGTGCAAGATTGGAATGAATGTTTAGATACCATCGCCTATGAGCCCCAAATTGGTTACTGTATAAGTGCATCAACTTTACAGCAGTTAAGTTTCCCAGTTAGAG CATACAAACGGCTAGATGGTTCAACTGAATGCTGTAACAATCACAGCCTCACAGATGTGTGCTTTTcctacagaaataattttaataagcgTTTG catACATGTCTTCCTGCCCGGAAAGCAGTTGAAGCGACCCAAGTTTGCAGAACCAATAAAGATTGTAAAAAAAGCTCAAGTTCAAGTTTCTGTATAATACCTTCTTTGGAAACTCACACTCgcttaataaaagtaaaacaccCACCTCAAATTGATATGTTATATGTAGGACATCCTCTGCATCTTCACTACACAG tgagcATCACCAGTTTTATCCCACGTTTTAACTTTCTAAGCATAGATCTGCCAGTGATTGTGGAGACATTTGTCAA GTACCTGATTTCCCTCTCAGGAGCTCTGGCTATTGTTAATGCAGTACCCTGCTTTGCTTTGGATGGACAATGGATTCTAAACTCTTTCCTAGATGCCACCCTTACCTCAGTGATTGGAGACAATGATGTCAAAGATCTAATAGGGTTTTTCATCTTGCTGGGTGGCAGTGTACTTTTGGCTGCCAATGTGACCCTGGGACTCTGGATGGTTACAGCACG
- the MBTPS2 gene encoding membrane-bound transcription factor site-2 protease isoform X1, which translates to MIPVSLVVVVVGGWTVVYLTDLVLKSSVYFKHSYEDWLENNGLSISPFHIRWQTAIFNRAFYSWGRRKARMLYQWFNFGMVFGVIAMFSSFFLLGKTLMQTLAQMMADSPSSYSSSSSSSSSSSSSSSSSSSSSSSSLHNEQVLQVVVPGINLPVNQLTYFFAAVLISGVVHEIGHGIAAIREQVRFNGFGIFLFIIYPGAFVDLFTTHLQLISPVQQLRIFCAGIWHNFVLALLGILALVLLPVILLPFYYTGVGVLITEVAEDSPAIGPRGLFVGDLVTHLQDCPVTNVQDWNECLDTIAYEPQIGYCISASTLQQLSFPVRAYKRLDGSTECCNNHSLTDVCFSYRNNFNKRLHTCLPARKAVEATQVCRTNKDCKKSSSSSFCIIPSLETHTRLIKVKHPPQIDMLYVGHPLHLHYTVSITSFIPRFNFLSIDLPVIVETFVKYLISLSGALAIVNAVPCFALDGQWILNSFLDATLTSVIGDNDVKDLIGFFILLGGSVLLAANVTLGLWMVTARWIYFLWK; encoded by the exons tcATCTGTCTATTTTAAACATTCTTATGAAGACTGGCTGGAAAACAACGGATTGAGCATCTCCCCTTTCCACATAAGATGGCAAACTGCTATTTTCAATCGTGCCTTTTACAGTTGGGGACGGCGGAAAGCAAGGATGCTTTATCAATG GTTCAATTTTGGAATGGTGTTTGGTGTAATTGCCATGTTTAGCTCATTTTTTCTCCTTGGAAAAACGCTGATGCAGACTTTGGCACAAATGATGGCTGACTCTCCCTCTTCttattcttcctcctcttcctcttcctcctcttcttcctcttcctcttcttcatcatcttcctcttcctcctcctcgcTTCACAATGAACAGGTGTTACAAGTTGTG GTTCCTGGTATAAATTTACCCGTCAATCAACTGACCTATTTCTTCGCGGCAGTTCTCATTAGTGGTGTTGTACATGAAATTGGACATGGGATAGCAGCTATTAG GGAACAAGTCCGATTTAATGGCTTTgggatttttctcttcattatttatCCTGGAGCATTTGTTGATCTGTTCACCACTCATTTGCAACTTATATCACCAGTCCAGCAGCTAAGGATATTTTGTGCAG gTATCTGGCATAATTTTGTCCTTGCACTCTTGGGTATTTTAGCTCTCGTTCTCCTCCCAGTAATTCTCTTGCCATTTTACTACACTGGAGTTGGGGTGCTCATCACTGAAGTTGCTGAG GACTCTCCTGCCATTGGACCCAGAGGCCTTTTTGTGGGAGACCTTGTCACCCATCTACAGGATTGTCCTGTTACTAATGTGCAAGATTGGAATGAATGTTTAGATACCATCGCCTATGAGCCCCAAATTGGTTACTGTATAAGTGCATCAACTTTACAGCAGTTAAGTTTCCCAGTTAGAG CATACAAACGGCTAGATGGTTCAACTGAATGCTGTAACAATCACAGCCTCACAGATGTGTGCTTTTcctacagaaataattttaataagcgTTTG catACATGTCTTCCTGCCCGGAAAGCAGTTGAAGCGACCCAAGTTTGCAGAACCAATAAAGATTGTAAAAAAAGCTCAAGTTCAAGTTTCTGTATAATACCTTCTTTGGAAACTCACACTCgcttaataaaagtaaaacaccCACCTCAAATTGATATGTTATATGTAGGACATCCTCTGCATCTTCACTACACAG tgagcATCACCAGTTTTATCCCACGTTTTAACTTTCTAAGCATAGATCTGCCAGTGATTGTGGAGACATTTGTCAA GTACCTGATTTCCCTCTCAGGAGCTCTGGCTATTGTTAATGCAGTACCCTGCTTTGCTTTGGATGGACAATGGATTCTAAACTCTTTCCTAGATGCCACCCTTACCTCAGTGATTGGAGACAATGATGTCAAAGATCTAATAGGGTTTTTCATCTTGCTGGGTGGCAGTGTACTTTTGGCTGCCAATGTGACCCTGGGACTCTGGATGGTTACAGCACG
- the YY2 gene encoding transcription factor YY2: MASNEDFYITQDPEIPADIVGLQDINVEPLPMVDIPMESIQYEDVDGNWIYGGHNHPPLIALQPLFMNTGYGDHDQEMLMVQTQEEVVGYYGSDNLLGNDLEDQLAIPDSTEDEHFQLTLASLSASAASTSTQSRSKKRSKKPSKTPSSKSATSAEATPAGSSSNEGRRKWEQKQVQIKTLEGEFSVTVWSPNDNSDQGAVGEGQAENPPDYSEYLKGKKLPPEGLPGVDLSDPKQLAEFTKMKPKRSKGELPKTVPCSHSGCEKMFRDYAAMRKHLHIHGPRVHVCAECGKAFIESSKLKRHHLVHTGEKPFQCTFEGCGKRFSLDFNLRTHLRIHTGDKPFVCPFDICNRKFAQSTNLKTHILTHVKSKNSP, translated from the coding sequence ATGGCCTCCAACGAAGATTTCTACATTACACAAGACCCGGAGATCCCGGCAGATATTGTGGGGCTCCAGGACATCAATGTGGAGCCCCTTCCTATGGTGGACATTCCGATGGAAAGCATCCAGTACGAGGATGTCGATGGCAATTGGATCTATGGTGGCCACAACCATCCTCCTCTGATCGCGCTGCAGCCGCTCTTCATGAACACGGGCTACGGCGACCACGACCAGGAAATGCTCATGGTGCAGACACAAGAGGAAGTGGTGGGCTATTACGGCTCAGACAACCTGCTAGGCAACGACTTGGAGGACCAGTTGGCCATCCCGGATAGCACTGAAGACGAGCACTTCCAGCTGACCCTGGCCTCTCTGTCAGCCTCGGCGGCATCGACATCAACCCAGAGCCGCAGCAAAAAGCGCAGCAAAAAGCCCAGCAAAACGCCCAGCAGCAAGAGTGCCACCAGCGCTGAGGCCACGCCGGCGGGCAGCAGCTCCAACGAGGGCAGGAGGAAGTGGGAGCAGAAGCAAGTGCAGATCAAAACGCTCGAGGGTGAGTTTTCCGTGACTGTGTGGTCCCCTAACGATAACAGTGACCAAGGGGCAGTGGGCGAAGGCCAGGCTGAAAACCCCCCTGATTATTCCGAGTACTTGAAAGGGAAGAAACTTCCTCCTGAGGGATTACCAGGCGTTGATCTCTCAGATCCTAAACAGCTGGCAGAATTTACTAAAATGAAGCCCAAAAGGTCCAAAGGAGAACTTCCCAAAACAGTCCCTTGCTCTCATAGTGGCTGCGAAAAGATGTTCAGGGATTACGCCGCCATGAGAAAACATCTCCACATCCACGGGCCCAGAGTCCACGTATGTgcagaatgtggcaaagctttcaTTGAGAGCTCAAAGCTGAAACGACACCACCTGGTTCACACCGGCGAGAAGCCCTTCCAGTGCACATTCGAAGGCTGCGGGAAACGCTTTTCCCTTGATTTCAATTTGCGCACACACTTGCGCATCCACACCGGCGATAAGCCCTTCGTGTGCCCCTTCGATATCTGCAATAGGAAGTTCGCTCAGTCAACCAACCTGAAAACCCACATCTTAACCCATGTGAAGAGCAAAAACAGCCCGTGA